The proteins below are encoded in one region of Caulobacter henricii:
- a CDS encoding sulfite exporter TauE/SafE family protein, which translates to MILTVLLTALIVLAAVYAVQLVRTARECGELKPKAEGVAIGAVANFFDALGIGSFAPTTAWLRFRKLVPDSFLPAVLNAGHCLPTVTQGLVFMHLIQVDPVLLFACIAASIIGAVIGAPIVVRLPVRAVQIVVGAALLIAAGLYAMTNLNLMPAGGQAVALDGHLFIVAVAAHLVMGALMSFGVGLYAPSLIMLSLMGMNPTAAFPIMMGACAFLMPVSGLRFIKSQRIDLRLVLGMAIGGIPAVLLAAFVITSLPLTVLRWGVVAVVLYAAASLLTTALKSRSGVAAVADRAD; encoded by the coding sequence ATGATCCTGACCGTTCTGCTGACGGCGCTGATCGTCCTGGCCGCCGTCTACGCCGTCCAACTGGTGCGCACTGCACGTGAATGCGGTGAGCTTAAGCCCAAGGCCGAGGGCGTGGCCATCGGGGCCGTGGCCAATTTCTTCGACGCTCTCGGTATAGGTTCCTTCGCCCCGACCACTGCTTGGCTACGTTTCCGCAAGTTGGTTCCCGACAGCTTCCTGCCCGCCGTTCTGAACGCGGGCCACTGCCTGCCCACGGTGACGCAGGGGCTGGTCTTCATGCATCTGATCCAGGTCGACCCTGTGCTGCTGTTCGCCTGCATCGCCGCCTCGATCATCGGGGCGGTGATCGGCGCGCCCATCGTGGTACGCCTGCCGGTTCGCGCGGTGCAGATCGTGGTCGGCGCTGCCCTGCTGATCGCGGCGGGGCTCTACGCCATGACCAATCTGAACCTGATGCCGGCAGGCGGCCAGGCGGTGGCTCTGGACGGTCATCTGTTCATCGTCGCCGTGGCCGCCCATCTGGTCATGGGCGCCCTGATGAGCTTTGGCGTCGGCCTCTATGCGCCTTCGCTGATCATGCTCAGCCTGATGGGGATGAACCCGACGGCGGCCTTCCCGATCATGATGGGCGCCTGCGCTTTCCTGATGCCGGTTTCGGGCCTGCGCTTCATCAAGAGCCAGCGCATCGACCTGAGGCTCGTACTGGGCATGGCGATCGGCGGGATCCCTGCCGTGCTGCTCGCGGCATTCGTCATCACCTCCCTGCCGCTGACGGTTCTGCGCTGGGGCGTGGTGGCGGTCGTCCTCTATGCCGCGGCCAGCCTGCTGACGACCGCCCTCAAGTCGCGGTCAGGCGTCGCCGCCGTGGCCGACCGGGCGGACTGA
- a CDS encoding 4-hydroxyproline epimerase: protein MRDVFFCIDGHTAGNPVRLVAGGAPLLSGTSMAERRLDFLDRYDWIRTSLCFEPRGHDMMSGGFLYPPTLPDTDAGILFIETSGCLPMCGHGTIGMITFGLEHGLIRPRNPGRLKVEVPAGVLDITYQTEGDRVTSVRIRNIASYLAAEGIEIEVPGFGPLRVDVSYGGNYYAIVEPQGPYTGLDDLGASRIVELSGMVRERVRDVFQPVHPDEPSINGVSHVLWADVPKGDGADGRNAVFYGDKAIDRSPCGTGTSARLAHLHGKGRLKVGDAFVHQSYICSRFIGRVEAETTVGAYKAIIPSIEGSAVATGFNTIWVDRRDPFWAGFQVV from the coding sequence ATGCGCGACGTCTTCTTCTGCATTGACGGTCATACCGCCGGCAACCCGGTTCGCCTGGTCGCCGGCGGCGCGCCCCTGTTGTCAGGGACGAGCATGGCCGAGCGGCGGCTCGATTTCCTCGACCGCTACGACTGGATCCGGACGTCGCTGTGCTTCGAACCGCGCGGTCACGACATGATGAGCGGCGGGTTCCTGTACCCGCCGACCCTGCCCGACACCGATGCGGGCATCCTGTTCATCGAGACCAGCGGCTGCCTGCCCATGTGCGGCCACGGGACCATCGGCATGATCACCTTCGGCCTCGAGCACGGCCTGATCCGGCCGCGCAATCCCGGGAGGCTGAAGGTTGAGGTTCCGGCCGGGGTGCTGGATATCACCTATCAAACCGAGGGCGACCGCGTGACCTCGGTGCGTATTCGCAACATCGCCAGCTATCTGGCGGCGGAAGGCATAGAGATCGAGGTTCCGGGCTTTGGCCCCTTGCGTGTCGATGTCTCCTACGGCGGCAACTACTACGCCATCGTCGAGCCGCAAGGCCCCTATACGGGGTTGGACGACCTGGGCGCGAGCCGCATCGTGGAATTGAGCGGCATGGTGCGAGAGCGGGTGCGTGACGTCTTCCAGCCGGTGCACCCGGACGAGCCGTCGATCAACGGCGTCAGCCACGTCCTGTGGGCCGACGTTCCGAAAGGCGACGGGGCTGACGGCCGCAACGCCGTCTTCTATGGCGACAAGGCCATCGACCGCAGCCCATGCGGCACCGGTACCTCGGCGCGGCTGGCCCATCTGCACGGCAAGGGACGGCTCAAGGTCGGCGACGCCTTCGTCCATCAAAGCTACATCTGCAGTCGCTTTATCGGCCGTGTCGAAGCGGAGACGACGGTGGGGGCGTACAAGGCGATCATTCCCTCCATCGAGGGTTCTGCGGTCGCTACGGGCTTCAATACCATCTGGGTGGACCGCCGCGATCCGTTCTGGGCGGGTTTCCAGGTTGTCTAG
- a CDS encoding aldehyde dehydrogenase family protein, protein MTAPIELSHWINGERRDTGKLESLNPSDTREIVALAPNGGVAEVDEAVAAASAAFDGWANASPEVRSDVLDRAGSLLMERRETVGRLLSREEGKTLAEGIGETARAARILKYFAGEALRLHGQNLASTRPGVEIQTYRQPVGVYGLITPWNFPIAIPAWKAAPALAFGNTVVMKAASHTPATAEALVAILHEAGLPKGVLNLVIGGGRVGQAIVDHKDVAGVSFTGSQGVGAGVAACAVARQARVQLEMGGKNPLIVLDDADLDRAVAIALDGSFFATGQRCTASSRLIVQDGIHDRFVAALAEKVAALRVGHALDPQTQVGPAVSEDQRETSYRYIDIAASEGGRLVTGGERLNLEAPGWYVQPTLIADTDPAMRINTEEVFGPVASTLRVKDYEQALEVANGGEFGLSAGIITQSLKHARDFQRRAKAGMTMVNLATAGVDYHVPFGGTKASSYGQREQGFAAADFFTLTKTSYSAA, encoded by the coding sequence ATGACCGCTCCGATTGAACTGTCACACTGGATCAACGGCGAACGCCGGGACACGGGCAAGCTCGAGAGCCTGAACCCCTCCGACACGCGCGAGATCGTGGCCCTGGCCCCGAACGGCGGCGTGGCCGAGGTGGATGAAGCCGTGGCTGCGGCGTCGGCCGCCTTCGACGGCTGGGCCAATGCCTCGCCCGAGGTGCGTTCGGACGTGCTGGACCGGGCCGGAAGCCTGCTGATGGAACGCCGCGAGACGGTCGGTCGCCTGCTGTCGCGCGAAGAGGGCAAGACCCTGGCCGAGGGGATCGGCGAGACAGCCCGCGCCGCCCGAATTCTGAAATACTTCGCCGGCGAGGCCCTGCGCCTGCACGGCCAGAACCTGGCTTCGACCCGTCCGGGCGTGGAGATCCAGACCTATCGCCAGCCGGTCGGGGTCTATGGCCTGATCACCCCATGGAACTTCCCCATCGCCATCCCGGCGTGGAAGGCGGCACCCGCCCTGGCCTTCGGCAATACGGTGGTGATGAAGGCGGCCAGCCACACCCCGGCCACGGCCGAGGCCCTGGTCGCCATCCTGCATGAAGCCGGCCTGCCCAAGGGAGTACTGAACCTGGTCATTGGCGGCGGTCGCGTGGGGCAGGCCATTGTCGACCATAAGGATGTTGCGGGCGTCAGCTTTACCGGTTCGCAGGGCGTGGGCGCGGGCGTCGCCGCCTGCGCCGTGGCGCGTCAGGCCCGCGTGCAGCTGGAAATGGGCGGCAAGAACCCGTTGATCGTGCTGGACGACGCAGACCTCGACCGCGCCGTGGCCATCGCCCTGGACGGCAGCTTCTTCGCCACCGGCCAGCGTTGCACGGCGTCGAGCCGCCTGATCGTGCAGGACGGCATCCACGACCGCTTCGTTGCCGCTCTGGCCGAGAAGGTCGCCGCCCTGCGGGTCGGCCACGCCCTCGATCCCCAGACCCAAGTCGGCCCCGCCGTCTCGGAGGATCAACGCGAGACCTCCTATCGCTACATCGACATCGCGGCGTCCGAAGGCGGCCGCCTCGTCACCGGCGGCGAGCGTTTGAACCTTGAAGCGCCCGGCTGGTACGTCCAGCCGACCCTGATCGCCGACACTGATCCGGCCATGCGCATCAACACCGAAGAGGTCTTCGGCCCGGTCGCCTCGACCCTTCGGGTCAAGGACTACGAGCAGGCCCTGGAGGTCGCCAACGGCGGCGAGTTCGGCCTGTCGGCGGGTATCATCACCCAGTCGCTGAAGCACGCCCGCGACTTCCAGCGCCGGGCCAAGGCGGGCATGACCATGGTCAACCTGGCCACCGCCGGGGTCGACTATCATGTCCCGTTCGGCGGCACCAAGGCCTCGTCCTACGGTCAGCGCGAACAAGGCTTCGCCGCCGCTGATTTCTTCACCCTGACGAAGACCAGCTACAGCGCGGCCTAG
- a CDS encoding NAD(P)/FAD-dependent oxidoreductase codes for MTPSRRWAVVGGGLVGAAIALRLQAAGFEVVLIDRGDPRRGASFGNIGHIAAEQCEPMPSPATLRSAVGRLFAFGGPLDFRARDVGRWGPWALRFLAASRPAAAAHGAELLTRLLEDPLGAWGRLAALADAPDDLIRPTGHAVVWSTPEAARRGLQAWRRARTGSATFRPMEAEDLAAYDGVLAARPAGGVRFSGTGQVSEPQRVRNALLSGFERLGGGVVHGEATAVRPAGEAAEVVLADGSVVDADKVVVAAGAWSARLMAPLGVCVPLIGERGYSVQSARHDWPEDLPLTVFEDRALAVARFKGGLRASSHVEFGDPSAAPDPRKWRQIERSLRDLGVTFSDTPDRWCGPRPTLADYLPAIGRLQAHPMIHYAFGHQHLGLTLAASTAEVLEQMALGRPTPTWLEALRIERFR; via the coding sequence GTGACGCCGTCCCGGCGTTGGGCGGTGGTCGGCGGCGGTCTGGTCGGCGCAGCGATCGCCCTGCGCCTGCAGGCGGCCGGCTTTGAGGTGGTTCTGATCGATCGGGGCGATCCCCGGCGCGGCGCTTCCTTCGGCAATATCGGCCACATCGCCGCTGAACAGTGCGAGCCCATGCCGTCGCCCGCCACGCTGAGGAGCGCAGTTGGACGGCTGTTCGCCTTTGGCGGCCCGCTGGATTTCCGCGCGCGCGACGTCGGCCGGTGGGGACCCTGGGCCTTGCGTTTCCTGGCCGCATCGAGGCCGGCGGCTGCGGCGCATGGGGCAGAGCTGCTGACCCGCCTGCTGGAAGACCCGCTGGGGGCCTGGGGACGACTGGCCGCCTTGGCCGACGCGCCCGATGATCTGATCCGCCCGACCGGCCACGCCGTCGTCTGGTCGACGCCCGAGGCGGCGCGACGCGGCCTGCAGGCCTGGCGTCGGGCGCGCACCGGAAGCGCGACGTTTCGACCGATGGAGGCCGAAGACCTCGCCGCCTATGACGGCGTTCTGGCCGCGCGCCCGGCCGGCGGGGTTCGCTTCAGCGGCACGGGCCAGGTCAGTGAGCCGCAGCGGGTACGCAACGCCTTGCTGAGCGGCTTTGAGCGGCTCGGCGGGGGTGTCGTCCATGGCGAGGCGACGGCCGTGCGGCCGGCGGGCGAGGCCGCTGAGGTCGTCCTGGCAGACGGTTCGGTCGTGGATGCGGACAAGGTGGTGGTCGCCGCCGGGGCCTGGTCCGCGCGTCTGATGGCACCGCTGGGTGTGTGCGTCCCGTTGATCGGGGAGCGAGGCTACTCGGTGCAGTCGGCGCGACATGACTGGCCCGAAGACCTGCCCCTGACGGTGTTCGAAGATCGAGCCCTGGCCGTCGCGCGCTTCAAGGGCGGCCTGCGCGCCTCCAGTCACGTCGAGTTCGGTGATCCGTCCGCCGCGCCGGACCCGCGCAAGTGGCGTCAGATCGAGCGGAGTTTGCGCGATCTCGGCGTCACCTTTTCCGACACGCCCGACCGATGGTGCGGCCCGCGACCGACGCTGGCGGACTATCTGCCGGCGATCGGACGGCTCCAGGCACACCCCATGATCCACTACGCCTTTGGCCACCAGCATCTGGGCCTGACGCTCGCGGCTTCGACGGCCGAGGTGCTGGAGCAGATGGCGCTGGGACGACCGACCCCGACCTGGCTCGAGGCTTTGCGGATCGAGCGGTTCCGCTGA
- a CDS encoding dihydrodipicolinate synthase family protein, with the protein MAGVTLEWSGVIPAATTQFDEALGVDLDATQKVLDGLIKDGVDGIIVMGTVGENNSLEPEEKRAVLKAAVEVADGRVPIITGVSELTTSRAERYAKDAEDIGVDALMVLPAMVYMPTAEELEAHFRAVAAASGLPNMLYNNPTMYRIALTNADLKRLSDVPNIVALKESAPDSRRITDIINELGDRYALMVGLDDVALEGMMLGARGWVSGLTNAFPEESVALVRAVKDGDLARALEIYRWFMPLLHLDAVADLVQSIKLSEAIMGRGTERVRMPRMPLTGARRAEVIAMVEKAAATRPVGSGTALKIV; encoded by the coding sequence ATGGCTGGGGTAACGCTGGAATGGAGTGGGGTCATCCCTGCGGCCACCACCCAATTCGACGAGGCGCTGGGCGTGGATCTGGACGCCACCCAGAAGGTGCTGGACGGCCTGATCAAGGACGGCGTCGACGGCATCATCGTCATGGGCACTGTTGGTGAGAACAACTCGCTGGAGCCCGAGGAAAAGCGCGCTGTCCTGAAGGCGGCGGTCGAGGTCGCCGACGGTCGTGTGCCGATCATCACCGGCGTCAGCGAACTGACCACGTCGCGCGCCGAACGCTACGCCAAGGACGCCGAGGACATCGGCGTGGACGCCCTGATGGTGCTGCCGGCCATGGTCTATATGCCGACGGCTGAAGAGCTTGAGGCTCACTTCCGGGCGGTGGCGGCGGCCAGCGGCCTGCCCAACATGCTCTACAACAACCCGACCATGTACCGGATCGCGCTGACCAACGCTGACCTGAAGCGCCTGTCGGACGTGCCCAATATCGTGGCGTTGAAGGAAAGCGCGCCGGACTCGCGGCGCATCACCGACATCATCAATGAACTGGGCGACCGCTACGCCCTCATGGTCGGCCTGGACGACGTGGCGCTGGAGGGCATGATGCTGGGTGCCCGGGGTTGGGTCTCCGGCCTGACCAACGCCTTCCCCGAGGAATCCGTGGCCCTGGTTCGGGCGGTGAAGGACGGTGACTTGGCGCGCGCGCTCGAGATCTATCGTTGGTTCATGCCGCTGCTGCACCTCGACGCCGTGGCGGACCTGGTGCAGTCGATCAAGCTGTCCGAGGCCATCATGGGGCGCGGGACCGAGCGGGTCCGCATGCCGCGTATGCCCCTGACGGGTGCGCGCCGGGCTGAAGTCATCGCCATGGTCGAAAAGGCGGCGGCGACGCGGCCGGTCGGCTCGGGCACGGCCCTCAAGATCGTCTGA
- a CDS encoding M24 family metallopeptidase, with amino-acid sequence MSFFAPPASPITADERRARVQTMAARLRAEGLSALLLGPTASLLYFTGLAWHPSERLTGALIHADGTVDYICPRFELDKIAGLTSAPNAIAGEILTWEEEESPYALAATRLPSGGRLAVDDQAAAFIWLGLSQALGADRVTDGGPLIVAQRSLKSPAEIALLGRAKAITLEVQRRTRHWLKAGVLTSEVKRFIDAEHRALGGEGGSWFCLVSFGDDTCLPHGGEGDRALKTDDVVLIDTGTLVDGYHSDITRTYVFGAPTAEFRRVWEHEKQAQARAFEAAKLGAPCESVDAGARDYLTGLGYGPDYRLPGLPHRTGHGIGLDIHESPNLVRGDRTPLQAGMCFSNEPMLVIPGQFGVRLEDHFYMSEAGPVWFTQPSHSLDDPFGEGASA; translated from the coding sequence ATGAGCTTTTTCGCACCTCCCGCTTCTCCCATCACCGCCGATGAGCGGCGCGCCCGCGTTCAGACCATGGCCGCCCGGCTGCGGGCGGAAGGGCTGTCCGCGCTGTTGCTCGGCCCAACGGCGTCGCTGCTCTATTTCACCGGCTTGGCATGGCATCCGTCCGAGCGCCTGACAGGTGCCCTGATCCATGCTGACGGAACGGTGGACTACATCTGCCCCCGCTTCGAGCTGGACAAGATCGCGGGCCTGACCTCCGCGCCGAATGCGATCGCGGGCGAGATCCTGACCTGGGAGGAGGAAGAGAGCCCCTACGCCCTGGCGGCGACCCGTCTGCCATCGGGCGGCCGGTTGGCGGTGGACGATCAGGCGGCGGCCTTCATCTGGCTGGGCTTGAGTCAGGCCCTGGGCGCGGATCGCGTGACCGACGGCGGCCCGCTGATCGTGGCCCAGCGCAGCCTCAAGTCTCCGGCCGAGATCGCTCTTCTGGGTCGGGCCAAGGCCATCACCCTGGAGGTCCAGCGTCGAACGCGTCACTGGCTGAAGGCCGGGGTGCTGACATCCGAGGTCAAGCGCTTCATCGACGCCGAGCACCGCGCTCTGGGCGGGGAGGGCGGGTCGTGGTTCTGCCTGGTCTCCTTCGGTGACGACACCTGTTTGCCGCACGGGGGCGAGGGCGACCGGGCCTTGAAGACCGACGACGTTGTGCTGATCGATACGGGCACCCTGGTCGACGGCTATCACTCCGACATCACCCGCACCTATGTCTTCGGCGCTCCCACGGCCGAGTTCCGCCGCGTCTGGGAACACGAGAAGCAGGCCCAGGCGCGAGCCTTCGAGGCGGCGAAGCTGGGCGCGCCTTGCGAGAGCGTCGATGCTGGCGCGCGCGACTATCTGACCGGTCTCGGCTACGGCCCGGACTACCGCCTGCCCGGACTGCCGCACCGCACTGGCCACGGCATCGGCCTGGACATTCACGAGTCCCCCAATCTGGTGCGCGGCGACCGCACGCCGCTTCAGGCTGGCATGTGTTTCTCCAACGAGCCCATGCTGGTGATCCCCGGCCAGTTCGGCGTCCGGCTCGAGGACCATTTCTATATGAGCGAGGCGGGCCCGGTCTGGTTCACCCAGCCGTCGCACAGTCTGGACGATCCCTTTGGCGAGGGTGCCTCCGCGTGA
- a CDS encoding GntR family transcriptional regulator produces MAASPFEVRTLSDRLMEVVRDMILTGVIEPDVPIRQDALAADLNVSKIPLREALVRLEQDGLVVSHANRGFFVRGMSATEAEEIYELRLKLEPDAAAQACLAANDDQRAVAQRMLAELDAAAAAHLPSVGPLNRAFHMALIQPGGRVLTTEITARLHVMADRYVRRHLEGNDRHLTAEAEHREILQAWMSRDAKVVRRLVAAHLEHTLRDLREEFGNVVASEGPVTGRSRKRV; encoded by the coding sequence ATGGCCGCGTCCCCGTTTGAAGTCCGAACCCTGTCCGACCGCCTGATGGAGGTGGTGCGGGACATGATCTTGACCGGTGTCATCGAACCGGACGTGCCGATCCGCCAGGACGCCCTTGCAGCCGACCTGAACGTCTCCAAGATTCCCTTGCGCGAAGCCCTGGTTCGTCTGGAACAGGACGGCCTGGTGGTGTCGCACGCCAACCGCGGCTTCTTCGTGCGGGGCATGAGCGCGACCGAAGCCGAGGAAATCTACGAACTGCGCCTGAAGCTGGAACCCGACGCCGCAGCCCAGGCCTGCCTCGCGGCCAATGACGATCAGCGCGCCGTCGCTCAGCGCATGCTGGCCGAGCTGGACGCCGCCGCCGCCGCACACCTGCCAAGCGTGGGGCCGCTGAATCGCGCCTTTCACATGGCCTTGATCCAGCCCGGCGGGCGGGTGCTGACGACCGAGATCACCGCGCGCCTGCACGTCATGGCTGACCGGTACGTCCGCAGGCATCTCGAAGGCAATGATCGCCACCTGACGGCTGAGGCGGAGCACCGCGAGATCCTGCAGGCCTGGATGAGCCGCGATGCCAAGGTGGTGCGCCGCTTGGTGGCGGCGCATCTGGAGCACACTCTGCGCGACCTGCGCGAGGAGTTTGGCAATGTCGTCGCCTCGGAAGGGCCCGTCACGGGGCGCAGCCGCAAGCGCGTTTAG